AATACCGTAAAGTAATATCCGGGAGACACACGGCGGGTGCTAACGTCCGTCGTGGAGAGGGAAACAACCCAGACCGTCAGCTAAGGTCCCAAAGTGTATGTTAAGTGGGAAACGATGTGGGAAGGCTAAAACAGCTAGGAGGTTGGCTTAGAAGCAGCCACCCTTTAAAGAAAGCGTAATAGCTCACTAGTCGAGTCGGCCTGCGCGGAAGATGTAACGGGGCTAAACATACCACCGAAGCTACGGCTGCGTACGTAAGTATGCGGGGTAGGGGAGCGTTCTGTAAGTGGCTGAAGGTGTGCCGGGAGGCATGCTGGACATATCAGAAGTGCGAATGCTGACATGAGTAACGACAAGAGGAGTGAAAAACTCCTCCGCCGGAAGACCAAGGGTTCCTATCCCATGTTAATCAGGGTAGGGTGAGTCGACCCCTAAGGCGAGGCTGAAGAGCGTAGTCGATGGGAAACGGGTTAATATTCCCGTACTCGGTATGAATGCGATGGGGGGACGGAGCAGGCTAGGCAAGCATGGCGTTGGTTGTCCATGTGAAAGGCTGTAGGCTGGTGACTTAGGAAAATCCGGGTTACCAAGGCTGAGAGTCGAGACGAGCCACTAAGGTGGTGAAGTTGTTGATGCCCTACTTCCAGGAAAAGCCTCTAAGCTTCAGTTCATACTGAATCGTACCCTAAACCGACACAGGTGGTCAGGTAGAGAATACTAAGGCGCTTGAGAGAACTCGGGTGAAGGAACTAGGCAAAATTGTACCGTAACTTCGGGAGAAGGTACGCTCTTGTTTGTGAAGGACTTGCTCTGTAAGCAAACGAGAGCCGCAGTGACCAGGTGGCTGGGACTGTTTATTAAAAACACAGCACTGTGCAAAATCGTAAGATGACGTATACGGTGTGACACCTGCCCGGTGCCGGAAGGTTAATTGATGGGGTTAGCTTAGGCGAAGCTCTTGATCGAAGCCCCGGTAAACGGCGGCCGTAACTATAACGGTCCTAAGGTAGCGAAATTCCTTGTCGGGTAAGTTCCGACCTGCACGAATGGTGTAACCATGGCCACGCTGTCTCCACCCGAGACTCAGTGAAATTGAAATCGCAGTGAAGATGCTGTGTACCCGCGGCTAGACGGAAAGACCCCGTGAACCTTTACTACAGCTTGGCACTGAACATTGACCCTACATGTGTAGGATAGGTGGGAGGCTTTGAAGCAGAGACGCTAGTTTCTGTGGAGCCGACCTTGAAATACCACCCTTGTAGTGTTGATGTTCTAACTTAGGCCCCTGAATCGGGGTTGAGGACAGTGCCTGGTGGGTAGTTTGACTGGGGCGGTCTCCTCCCAAAGAGTAACGGAGGAGCACGAAGGTTTGCTAAGTACGGTCGGACATCGTACGGTTAGTGTAATGGTAGAAGCAAGCTTAACTGCGAGACAGACACGTCGAGCAGGTACGAAAGTAGGTCATAGTGATCCGGTGGTTCTGAATGGAAGGGCCATCGCTCAACGGATAAAAGGTACTCCGGGGATAACAGGCTGATACCGCCCAAGAGTTCATATCGACGGCGGTGTTTGGCACCTCGATGTCGGCTCATCACATCCTGGGGCTGAAGTCGGTCCCAAGGGTATGGCTGTTCGCCATTTAAAGTGGTACGCGAGCTGGGTTTAGAACGTCGTGAGACAGTTCGGTCCCTATCTGCCGTGGGCGTTTGAGAATTGAGAGGGGCTGCTCCTAGTACGAGAGGACCGGAGTGGACGAACCGCTGGTGTTCGGGTTGTGATGCCAATTGCATTGCCCGGTAGCTACGTTCGGAACTGATAACCGCTGAAAGCATCTAAGCGGGAAGCAGGCCTCGAGATGAGTTCTCACTTTGACTTAGAGTCAACTGAAGGGCCGTTGAAGACTACAACGTTGATAGGCGAGATGTGGAAGTGCTGTGAGGCATTAAGCTAACTCGTACTAATTACCCGTGAGGCTTAACCATACAACGCCAAAGTGGTTTACTAGAATTGTTCCAGACAATTCCTAGCATGACCTCCATCCATGGAGGCCTTAGCTAACAGAAGTTAATAGACTAAAGTAGACAAAGAATTTAATAGCTTTTTCCGGATTTACATTAATGAGGGAGACTTCATTGATGAACAGAATTTCCTGGTGACTATAGCGTTTTGGACCCACCTGACCCCATGCCGAACTCAGAAGTGAAACAAAACAGCGTCGATGATAGTGTGGATTACCCATGTGAAAGTAGAACATCGCCAGGGCCAAATAAGAGAAACCCGTTGCAGTAATGCGACGGGTTTTTTGCTGTTTGGGGTATAGAAAACCTCGCAAGCCAATCAACACATCGCGAGGTAAACTCGCTCCTACTACCATATACACTGCATCGTAGGGGGTGGTTCACCCACCGATGGGTTGCAATGAAGTTTCAGTAAAAAACATGTATTCCAAAACCCGTTTCAACAATACAACGGTTTTTTCTGTTTGGGATTTAAAACCTTGCAAGCCAATTAACACATCGCGAGGTGAACTCGCGTCCACCATATACACATCGCTAAGGTTTGAAAAAACTCCAGGCGATAAAACGGCTTGTCTTATTACCTTGTTCCATCTCGATCACTTTCACTTGCTCGGCAGCGACCTGTTTAAGTTGTTGTTTAAGTGGTTTTACGTTGTCTTTATTCGAGATAAGGGAAGTAAACCAGTAAACTTGCTCTTTGAAAGTGACGCTCTCAGAGATCATATCCAGTATAAAGCGCTTTTCTCCACCGTCACACCACAACTCTTGAGCTTGGCCGCCAAAGTTTAGCGACGCTTGTGGTGCTTTGTTTAGGTTTTTCCACTTTCTTTGCGTGCCCTTGTTTGCATCTGCTTCACTGGCATGGAAGGGCGGGTTACACATTGAAAAATGATAAAACTGGTTTGCTTTTATTATCGTTTTAAAAAAGTGATTAGGCTGCTTTTGTTGCATCACTTTTACCGGCAACCTATTTAGTTCTGCGATGGTTTTGGCACACTTCACAGCAAGAGGATTGATATCAGAGGCAACAAAGCGCCAGTTATACTCTCTTGATCCTAAGATGGGATAGATCAAATTGGCACCAGTGCCAATATCTACGCCTTGCACCTTATCGGGCAAGTTACTTTCATCTAAGAGATCTTTCAGCGCATGGATATAGTCTGCTCTGCCCGGAACCGGAGGGCATAAAAACTGTGCGGGGATATCCCAAACTTGTATATCGTAGTCTGACTTAAGCAGTGCTTTATTCAACAGTTTTACGGCATCTGGATTAGTGAAGTCGATACTTTTTATGCCATCAGCTCGGTTGTAAGTAAAATTCTTTAAAGCGGGCTCAATCGCCATGAGCTTGTCTAGATCATAGCCTGAATTATGCTTGTTTCTTGGGTGCACAGGATTCTTCGAATAAATAAAAAGGATTATAACACTTTTAATCGAACGCTTAAGTCTTGAATACGGGCTTTATCTTAAAAGCATATCAACCTCTTTATTTGCTTCGTTTAAGCGTTTACTTATCAATCAGTCAACTGGTACGATGAGGCTAGTGTTCAAAGAATGAAAACAAAGAAATGATAGAGCAAAAATCACTATTAGTAGATATAGAAGATGGACATAAACTCCACCTCAGATATATAGCGAAACCGGGTAGTAGCGGCCCTGTTGTGTTTTTTATGCATGGTGCGGTTGAAAATGGCAAAATTTTTTATACTGAAAGCAATAAAGGGCTAGCGCCTTTTTTAGCTGAACACGGCTATCGCTGTTTTGTTGGTGATCTTCGTGGGCGAGGAGAGAGCATACCTAAAATCGACGCTGAAGCGGATTATGGTCAAACTGAATCAATCTTGCACGAAATCCCTGAAATGCTGAATTTTATCGAACGATATACCGGATCTAGAGCACAATATTGGATTGCGCATTCTTGGGGAGGTGTATTGATGAATTGTGTTTTTGCACGCTTTCCTGAAGAAATCCAACATGTTAATGCATGTGTTTATTTTGGTTCTAAGCGTAGTTTACATAACAATCACCCGAGCAAATTACTGAAAGCAAATCTAATATGGTTTAACGTTGCGCATTATTATTCGAAAAAGCATGGATACTTACCTGCGAAAAGACTTGGTTGGGGAAGTGATGATGAGTCTTTAAAATCACATGCTCAAAGCGCTGATTGGGCACGGAAGCACCCATGGGTGGACTCCGATGACGGTTTTAATTATGCCGTAGTATTACAAGACATGACGTTACCTCCAATCTTGCATATTGCGGGCGTTAAAGATAAAGCACTGGCACAACCTGTCGATATTCAAGCATTTATTCGTGAATCGGGAAAGGGGATGCAAGAACTCAGAATTTATGGGAAAAAGCACGGCCATCGGCACAATTATGGGCACATAGACATGTTAACCCATAAACATGCACGTGATGATCAGTTTAAAGATTTGCTGGCGTGGTTTGGTCGCTTTGCGGTTGAGCAATCATCTTCTCGATAAACGCTTCATAGCGCTGCCACTTTTCTAGTGGCTGCGTGCTGATTGGCTTTCTGACCTGCGCCTTACTTAAGGTATGGACCGGCTTTTTAGATTTGTGAAACTCCAAGCATTCTGGCTCGTATTTTTGATATAAAAAGCTTAAGCATTGTTTAATAGTCTTTTCAGGCTCTGCAATAAGTTGTTCGTAACTGAGCGTAAAAATATCTCTTTTCATAAATTGGTTAAAATGTGACATCAAGTCGCTTTGCGCTTGCGCATACAAGGCAAATTCGCTTAAGGAGCAAAAGTAGGGCTCGCTTTCGGCGAAATGATTACTATAGACAGACCAGGCTGTAGCATTGAGGTTACGAGTTAAATGAATAATTCGTGCCTCAGGGAAAAGTTTGTGGATTAACCCAAGATTTTGAAAGTTAGCTGGAAGTTTATTGATCACCACTTCTTCCGGCACTCGATGCCGCTTTATCTCGTCGACATAGAGTATACGGCAATGGTCTAACATAGAGTTACTTAGTTGGTCTAAACAAGCTGGGAACTCTGCATTATTGCGTTTACTGAGGTAAGGGACAATTTTATCGCTGATCACGGTATTCTCGCCTAGTGTACCAACATTAGAATGTTGCACTAGCATTTGTTCTAGGAGAGTCGAACCAGTTCTTGGCAAACCAACAATAAAAACAGGCGTAAATGTTGTCTTAACCCTATCACTAGGTTTATCAAAAAACGCTTTGCCACAATGCAGCTTGATTGATTCAAAAAATGGCAGCATGTCTACAGTACGAAACTCGCTCATCAGCAGCTGTGTATCATTCGCTAAAGCATAGTTATCTTGAGCTGCATTAAAGTTACCTAATTGTTCATGACACTTAGCAAGCGCATAGTGAACCACAGTTTTTAGTCTCGGTGCTTCAAACTCATTTTCCAATTTTTCTAGAATTGCTAAGTATGCAGGTAATTCTTTGGCTGAGGACATCTGTACCAGTTCGTATAGCATAAAGGCAGTCACTGTACTATGAGGGCAATCTAACCCCGCTTTAAAGACATTTTTAGCTTGTTCAATAAAGCCGTAGTCCAGATAAAATTGACCGAGCTGGTAATGAGCTTGGGCATTATGTTTTGCCACGCTTAAGGTGTATTCAAGTACGGTTTTTGCGTCAACCGGTGAACCTACGGCTAAAAACGCATCGGCCAATGCGAAGAGTGGCTCAAGCATTTTTGGTAAATGTTCGCATGCTCTTTTTAAATAGTAGATTGCGTTATCGTACTGCTCTAAACGCATGCAAATGCGGCCTAAACCAAATAGAGCAGGACCGTTGTTAGGTGACTGTTTAAGTACCGACTTGTACATAAACTCAGCTTCTCTAAGCTTGTTTTCGGCTAATAATTCGTTGGCTCGCTTTAATAACAACATGTTTGTATTCAAAATTAACTGCTTTGCTATATAGGATAAAAATAAAAAGGCGAAATAGCTAATGCTAGTTCGCCTTTGTTTCTGGGTTACAGTAAAAGTTAGAACGTATAGGTTGCTTTCACATAGTAGAAACCACCATTAATACCATATGGTGAAGTTTCATAGTATTTGCCACCCCAGTTGTTATTTGGGATACCTGTAGCGTCAAAGAAGTCTAGTTCTTCTGCATCTTGGTCAAAGATATTATTTGCACCAACAGACAGACTGATTGAATCTGTTGCAAAGTAGGTAAGCTCTGCATCAAATGTGATTGTCGCATCCGCTGTTTTTGCTGTTGCATCATAATCGACGTGAACGCCTTGGTATTCGCCAAAGTAGTTCATACGAACAAAGCCTGAGAAGTTATCCCATTGCTGAGCCCAAGTTAATGTGCCTCTGTGCTTCGGTAAGTCGTTTTCTAAACGAGATACCTTGAAGTCACCTGTGATAGCAGAGAAGCGGTCTACTTCAGTTTCATTCCAGTTGTATGCTGCACTGAATGTGGCATAGCCACCCAGCATATCCATAGAATAGTTACCAACTAAGTCGATACCTTGAGTCGTGGTATCGAAGTCGTTAGTGAAGAAGCTCACCTGCGCCAAGTTATCAACGTTAGGAACACCCGCCGCTTTAAGGGCTGCTTTGTCAGCATCACTTAAAACGATTTTTTCAGACTGGCTTAGACGGTCAGTTACTTCAATGTTGTAGTAATCTAACGTAATAAATAAGTCGCCAGAGCGATATACCGCACCTAGTGTATAACTTTCTGACTCTTCAGGAGTCAACTCAGTACCACCAAGCTGCTCTGAAACAGGGTTTGTTGGTGGTAATAGTGCTGAATCTACCAATACACCACTGCTTAAGTTTGTCTGTACGTTAGACACGTTAGCTTGACCTACCGTTGGCGCGCGGAAACCGGTACTGATTGAACCACGAACCGAGAAGTCTTCGGTAACATGATATTGACCTGTGATCTTAAAGTTTGTAGTCGAACCAAATGAATCGTAATCTTCGTAACGAAGTGCCCACCCCATCATAAAGTCTTCAGTAAATGGTGTTTCAATATCTACATAAGCGGCATAGTTACGACGAGTGTATTCTCCTGCTGCAGAAGGTTTAAATCCAGGGAAACCATTTGAACCTATCCCAAAGCCTTGCTCAGTCAGCGGTCCTGCAATAAATGATGCTTCGTCACCTGAAAGTACTTCGAATGTTTCTTCATGCCACTCAAGACCTGCTGCAACGTTTACATCGTAAGCTAGGTCAAAATCATAGCCTTTCGACACATCGAAATTAAAATTCTTTTCCAGTTGGATGTATTTACCAGGGCTGAAGTCCATTGGTGTATCAGCGCCAAGAGAGGCATTCACAGTATTAGTGATGAAATAACGTGATTCGTTACGGCCCACCGAGCCACTCAAATCCCAAAAACCGCCTTCAAGGAAACCATCTTTAAATTCCCCTTCAACACCAATAGTTAGAGAGGTATCAGTGATGTTACCACCAAAGTTTGGAGTAAAGCCGCCTGGTAAAATTTCATTAAAGGCAAAACAGTTTCTACCTAACTCTGTATCAGCCGCAATTAATTGATATGCCGGGATATTCGCTACATTTTTATCCGTTAGATTAACGACTGGACACTCAATGCCAACACCTACGCCATCTAGATCGCCTACGAGTAAGGTTTCGCCACCATCGTTAGAATAAACACCTGGACGGGTTTGAGGGTTTCGATAATAGAATCCGCCTTTAACGTCTCGCTCAGAGTAGTTACCAAACATATAGAATCGAGCATTGTCAGTGACGTCTACACCAATGTTACCAAAGATACTGATATCGTCTTTGATTTCTGGTGCACCCCAAATTTGTGCTGGGTCACCAACGCCTTCAACCCCGGCGCCAATGTAT
The sequence above is a segment of the Pseudoalteromonas piscicida genome. Coding sequences within it:
- the rlmF gene encoding 23S rRNA (adenine(1618)-N(6))-methyltransferase RlmF, yielding MHPRNKHNSGYDLDKLMAIEPALKNFTYNRADGIKSIDFTNPDAVKLLNKALLKSDYDIQVWDIPAQFLCPPVPGRADYIHALKDLLDESNLPDKVQGVDIGTGANLIYPILGSREYNWRFVASDINPLAVKCAKTIAELNRLPVKVMQQKQPNHFFKTIIKANQFYHFSMCNPPFHASEADANKGTQRKWKNLNKAPQASLNFGGQAQELWCDGGEKRFILDMISESVTFKEQVYWFTSLISNKDNVKPLKQQLKQVAAEQVKVIEMEQGNKTSRFIAWSFFKP
- a CDS encoding alpha/beta fold hydrolase; its protein translation is MIEQKSLLVDIEDGHKLHLRYIAKPGSSGPVVFFMHGAVENGKIFYTESNKGLAPFLAEHGYRCFVGDLRGRGESIPKIDAEADYGQTESILHEIPEMLNFIERYTGSRAQYWIAHSWGGVLMNCVFARFPEEIQHVNACVYFGSKRSLHNNHPSKLLKANLIWFNVAHYYSKKHGYLPAKRLGWGSDDESLKSHAQSADWARKHPWVDSDDGFNYAVVLQDMTLPPILHIAGVKDKALAQPVDIQAFIRESGKGMQELRIYGKKHGHRHNYGHIDMLTHKHARDDQFKDLLAWFGRFAVEQSSSR
- a CDS encoding tetratricopeptide repeat-containing sulfotransferase family protein, producing the protein MLLLKRANELLAENKLREAEFMYKSVLKQSPNNGPALFGLGRICMRLEQYDNAIYYLKRACEHLPKMLEPLFALADAFLAVGSPVDAKTVLEYTLSVAKHNAQAHYQLGQFYLDYGFIEQAKNVFKAGLDCPHSTVTAFMLYELVQMSSAKELPAYLAILEKLENEFEAPRLKTVVHYALAKCHEQLGNFNAAQDNYALANDTQLLMSEFRTVDMLPFFESIKLHCGKAFFDKPSDRVKTTFTPVFIVGLPRTGSTLLEQMLVQHSNVGTLGENTVISDKIVPYLSKRNNAEFPACLDQLSNSMLDHCRILYVDEIKRHRVPEEVVINKLPANFQNLGLIHKLFPEARIIHLTRNLNATAWSVYSNHFAESEPYFCSLSEFALYAQAQSDLMSHFNQFMKRDIFTLSYEQLIAEPEKTIKQCLSFLYQKYEPECLEFHKSKKPVHTLSKAQVRKPISTQPLEKWQRYEAFIEKMIAQPQSDQTTPANL
- a CDS encoding TonB-dependent receptor plug domain-containing protein, producing the protein MKLQSNTLRRAIRFALASAATTSLLTTTVMAEEANQTKAKADEKVEKIAVVGSRAAPRSVGESPVPIDIIGAEDMSKAAGSDMLELLKGSVPSLNVHANPISDAATLVRPANLRGLPADSTLILLNGKRRHRSSVIAFLGGGINDGAQGPDISVIPSIALKQVEVLRDGAAAQYGSDAIAGVMNFVLKDASEGGSFSIRQGEYYEGDGDTTVIEGNVGLPFTDDGFANLSFQYKEADATSRSVQRPDAAAYIGAGVEGVGDPAQIWGAPEIKDDISIFGNIGVDVTDNARFYMFGNYSERDVKGGFYYRNPQTRPGVYSNDGGETLLVGDLDGVGVGIECPVVNLTDKNVANIPAYQLIAADTELGRNCFAFNEILPGGFTPNFGGNITDTSLTIGVEGEFKDGFLEGGFWDLSGSVGRNESRYFITNTVNASLGADTPMDFSPGKYIQLEKNFNFDVSKGYDFDLAYDVNVAAGLEWHEETFEVLSGDEASFIAGPLTEQGFGIGSNGFPGFKPSAAGEYTRRNYAAYVDIETPFTEDFMMGWALRYEDYDSFGSTTNFKITGQYHVTEDFSVRGSISTGFRAPTVGQANVSNVQTNLSSGVLVDSALLPPTNPVSEQLGGTELTPEESESYTLGAVYRSGDLFITLDYYNIEVTDRLSQSEKIVLSDADKAALKAAGVPNVDNLAQVSFFTNDFDTTTQGIDLVGNYSMDMLGGYATFSAAYNWNETEVDRFSAITGDFKVSRLENDLPKHRGTLTWAQQWDNFSGFVRMNYFGEYQGVHVDYDATAKTADATITFDAELTYFATDSISLSVGANNIFDQDAEELDFFDATGIPNNNWGGKYYETSPYGINGGFYYVKATYTF